From a region of the Streptacidiphilus albus JL83 genome:
- a CDS encoding elongation factor G: MPTTLNIGILAHVDAGKTSLTERLLFDAGVIERLGSVDGGDTRTDSLDQERRRGITIQSAVVALSAPAPGAEGPRITLVDTPGHADFIAEVERALRALDGVVLVVSAVEGVQAQTRVLMRTIAKLRLPTLIFANKIDRVGAREDALMAEIREKLTARAVAVASVDAIGTAGARAVGRPPEELGEFLADADDGFLARYLDDTVKLDDADHRAELARQVAAARAYPVFFGSAATGTGVAALTEGIRELLPARSLPTDGPLNGTVFKIERGRAGERIAYARLDGGTLTPYQQVVYFRPTEAGAVRELAGRVRAVEGGAAGRIARITGLRDVRIGDRLGSPDGLAQDGHFAPPSLESVVTPRDPARTGALYTALEQLAAADPYIGVRRDPATHAISVRLYGEVQKEVVQTTLAEEFGIEVGFSSSRTLCIERVRRPGSGVQERRPEERVFDWATVGLRIEPTAPGSGVGYGLEVELGALPLSFHTAIEESVRSRLLAGPQGWEVTDCRVTVTRTAFFPPLSTAGHFRSVAALALDRALREAGTEVCEPVDRFELEVPADSGPRVLPRLVALRAVPDEPQAGPSIWRLTGTIPADSIAACEQELRGLTHGEGLFLSEFDSYRPC, translated from the coding sequence GTGCCCACCACCCTGAACATCGGCATCCTGGCGCACGTCGACGCCGGTAAGACCAGCCTGACGGAGCGTCTGCTCTTCGACGCGGGCGTCATCGAGCGCCTCGGCAGCGTCGACGGCGGCGACACCCGCACCGACTCCCTCGACCAGGAACGCCGTCGCGGCATCACCATCCAGTCCGCGGTGGTGGCCCTCAGCGCGCCCGCCCCGGGCGCGGAAGGACCGCGGATCACCCTCGTCGACACCCCCGGCCACGCCGACTTCATCGCCGAGGTGGAGCGGGCGCTGCGCGCGCTCGACGGCGTCGTCCTGGTCGTGTCGGCGGTGGAGGGCGTGCAGGCGCAGACCCGGGTGCTGATGCGCACCATCGCCAAGCTGCGCCTGCCCACGCTGATCTTCGCCAACAAGATCGACCGGGTCGGCGCCCGCGAGGACGCGCTGATGGCCGAGATCCGGGAGAAGCTGACGGCCCGCGCCGTGGCCGTGGCCTCGGTGGACGCCATCGGCACGGCCGGCGCTCGGGCCGTCGGGCGTCCGCCGGAAGAGCTCGGCGAGTTCCTGGCCGACGCCGACGACGGCTTTCTCGCCCGGTACCTCGACGACACCGTGAAGCTGGACGACGCCGACCACCGGGCCGAACTGGCCCGTCAGGTGGCTGCGGCGCGGGCGTACCCGGTCTTCTTCGGCTCGGCGGCCACCGGTACCGGGGTCGCGGCGCTGACCGAGGGCATCAGGGAACTGCTGCCCGCACGCAGCCTGCCCACGGACGGTCCGCTGAACGGGACGGTCTTCAAGATCGAGCGCGGCCGGGCGGGCGAGCGGATCGCCTACGCGCGGCTCGACGGCGGGACCCTGACGCCGTATCAACAAGTGGTGTACTTCCGCCCCACCGAAGCCGGTGCGGTGCGGGAGCTGGCCGGTCGGGTGCGGGCGGTCGAGGGCGGCGCGGCCGGCCGGATCGCCCGGATCACCGGGCTCAGGGACGTCCGCATCGGTGACCGGCTCGGCAGCCCGGACGGGCTGGCCCAGGACGGGCACTTCGCGCCGCCGAGCCTCGAATCCGTGGTGACGCCGCGGGACCCGGCCCGCACCGGCGCGCTGTACACCGCCCTGGAGCAGCTGGCGGCCGCCGACCCGTACATCGGCGTCCGGCGGGACCCGGCGACGCACGCGATCTCGGTCCGGCTCTACGGCGAGGTGCAGAAGGAGGTCGTCCAGACGACCCTGGCCGAGGAGTTCGGGATCGAGGTGGGGTTCAGCAGCTCGCGGACCCTCTGCATCGAGCGGGTGCGGCGGCCGGGTTCCGGCGTCCAGGAGCGTCGGCCGGAGGAGCGGGTCTTCGACTGGGCCACCGTCGGCCTGCGGATCGAGCCGACCGCGCCGGGCTCGGGCGTCGGCTACGGCCTGGAGGTGGAGCTGGGGGCCCTGCCGCTGTCGTTCCACACGGCGATCGAGGAGTCGGTGCGCAGCCGGCTACTGGCCGGACCACAGGGCTGGGAGGTCACCGACTGCCGGGTGACGGTCACCCGCACGGCGTTCTTCCCGCCGCTGTCGACGGCCGGTCACTTCCGCAGCGTCGCGGCGCTGGCCCTGGACCGGGCGCTCCGCGAGGCCGGCACCGAGGTCTGCGAGCCGGTCGACCGCTTCGAGCTGGAGGTCCCGGCGGACAGCGGCCCCCGGGTCCTGCCGCGGCTGGTCGCCCTGCGCGCGGTGCCCGACGAGCCGCAGGCCGGCCCGTCGATCTGGCGGCTCACCGGCACCATCCCGGCCGACAGCATCGCCGCGTGCGAACAGGAACTACGCGGCCTGACCCATGGCGAGGGCCTCTTCCTCAGCGAGTTCGACTCCTACCGTCCGTGCTGA
- a CDS encoding acyltransferase domain-containing protein — protein sequence MRAFSPAIDGARPVPAAGVIHLFPGQGDFPVSPLARATRPGGALREAAFQVFEQVDQVAVERGCPPLAPWLLSSRAPGGRDLARARLGTVQLALFGACLTVHQGLCAAMGEPDAVVGVSFGEIAALTAAGVFSVADGARIAHDLARVLAECPGGLTVLGCSEQTALTLVEHAGARELAVACVNDDHETVLSGPSAELTALEEEAGHKGVTATRLKLPFSSHHPALQQQARIFAAAVRGYPAATADRTVYSAVAGRAYTASDDLAARLADCLVRPALLPQVLPQAAGRRPVALYEAGTGSALSRSAQRVLADRPVTVHAPLADAAFEWRSVQRPEPT from the coding sequence ATGCGCGCATTCAGTCCGGCGATCGACGGCGCCAGGCCCGTCCCTGCCGCCGGAGTCATCCACCTGTTCCCGGGGCAGGGCGACTTTCCGGTCAGCCCGCTGGCCCGGGCCACCCGACCGGGCGGGGCGCTGCGCGAGGCGGCCTTCCAGGTGTTCGAGCAGGTCGACCAGGTCGCGGTGGAGCGCGGCTGCCCGCCGCTGGCGCCCTGGCTGCTCTCCTCCCGGGCCCCCGGTGGGCGCGATCTGGCCAGAGCCCGGCTCGGCACCGTCCAACTCGCCCTCTTCGGCGCCTGCCTGACCGTCCACCAAGGGCTCTGCGCGGCCATGGGCGAGCCGGACGCGGTGGTCGGGGTCAGCTTCGGGGAGATCGCCGCGCTGACCGCCGCCGGGGTCTTCAGCGTCGCCGACGGGGCCAGGATCGCGCACGACCTCGCCCGGGTCCTGGCCGAATGTCCCGGCGGCCTGACGGTACTGGGGTGTTCGGAGCAGACCGCGCTGACGCTGGTCGAGCACGCCGGCGCCCGGGAGCTGGCCGTGGCATGCGTGAACGACGACCACGAGACCGTGCTGAGCGGGCCGTCGGCGGAGCTGACCGCACTGGAGGAGGAGGCCGGGCACAAGGGGGTGACCGCCACCCGACTGAAGCTGCCCTTCTCCTCGCACCACCCGGCACTCCAGCAGCAGGCCCGGATCTTCGCCGCCGCCGTGCGCGGCTACCCGGCTGCCACCGCCGACCGGACGGTCTACTCGGCGGTGGCCGGGCGGGCCTACACGGCCTCCGACGACCTGGCCGCCCGGCTGGCCGACTGCCTCGTCCGCCCGGCGCTGCTGCCGCAGGTGCTGCCGCAGGCGGCGGGCCGCCGTCCGGTGGCCCTCTACGAGGCGGGCACCGGCAGCGCGCTGTCGCGCAGCGCCCAGCGGGTGCTGGCCGACCGCCCGGTGACCGTCCACGCCCCGCTGGCCGATGCCGCATTCGAGTGGCGGTCGGTGCAGCGGCCCGAACCGACCTGA
- a CDS encoding acyl-CoA dehydrogenase family protein, translating into MPEQEATILTPGARQELARLVHGPCTPAYLDTLRRLLAQGPDPGADTSEHRSGNRSGRSIRTLLRLVRGLPPARQLFQDPAQLAALHAWAVVADPGLCMAALVHFQLCLASMVELAPDQSELKDSFEAFESGTTAGSYMVTEVGRSNSHLATRTRAEFDATTREFVLDTPDPEAAKLGGIQIPGLSRTAVVLARLFVGSADCGVFAFVVDISDADGLLPGVEMSSLVEVSSIPLDYAQVRFHQLRLPYRRWLRDSADISDQGVFHDPLGSTDRRLQRTLCTGQALWGVLPSVAAAAGRQAAVLALNYSRQRRTQGRLAPGRPLLEYRAQQHALLGALADAFALTCAAEQARSLWAEASAAGAVPAQQQQQQQQQQQQQGDGAMTFSPWAAVSSPLAAYKALAVSEAARITGECRLRCGFSGHLDMNRLTAYHGFFHAFSTAGGDNQLILYDLGRTLALESGPAAGLPPWPEQTDPAWWPTVIRAHEQSLARLLHREQAERTRPERSDFEVWNPLLERAAELGRAHAERLVADDVTRALARVRDPRLRGVLALLAALHGTAAADRWTGSLLSAGTLQPAEVRCLSQRTDRLCDRLLPWLPLLEDAFGYPAEVSGAPLAAADYNRAWASTLTWQQGGAA; encoded by the coding sequence ATGCCAGAGCAAGAAGCCACGATCCTCACTCCCGGCGCGCGGCAGGAGCTCGCCCGCCTCGTCCACGGTCCCTGCACCCCGGCCTACCTCGACACCCTGCGCCGACTCCTGGCGCAGGGCCCGGACCCCGGCGCCGACACCTCCGAGCACCGCAGCGGCAACCGCAGTGGCCGCAGCATCCGGACGCTGCTCCGGCTGGTCCGGGGACTGCCCCCGGCCCGCCAACTGTTCCAGGACCCCGCCCAGCTGGCCGCGCTGCACGCCTGGGCCGTGGTCGCGGACCCGGGACTGTGCATGGCCGCCCTGGTCCACTTCCAGCTCTGCCTCGCCTCCATGGTGGAACTCGCCCCCGACCAAAGTGAGTTGAAGGACAGCTTCGAGGCGTTCGAGAGCGGCACGACCGCCGGCAGCTACATGGTCACCGAGGTCGGCCGGTCCAACAGCCATCTGGCCACCCGAACCCGGGCCGAATTCGACGCCACCACCCGTGAGTTCGTCCTGGACACGCCGGACCCCGAGGCGGCGAAGCTCGGCGGGATCCAGATACCCGGGCTGTCCCGCACCGCCGTCGTGCTGGCCCGGCTCTTCGTCGGCTCCGCCGACTGCGGGGTGTTCGCGTTCGTGGTCGACATCAGCGACGCGGACGGACTGCTGCCGGGCGTCGAGATGTCCAGCCTGGTCGAGGTCAGCAGCATCCCGCTGGACTACGCGCAGGTCCGCTTCCACCAGCTGCGGCTGCCCTACCGGCGCTGGCTGCGCGACAGCGCGGACATCAGCGACCAGGGGGTGTTCCACGACCCGCTCGGGTCGACCGACCGCCGGCTCCAGCGCACCCTGTGCACCGGCCAAGCGCTGTGGGGGGTGCTGCCGTCCGTCGCCGCGGCCGCCGGCCGTCAGGCCGCGGTGCTGGCCCTCAACTACTCGCGGCAGCGCCGTACTCAGGGACGGTTGGCGCCCGGGAGGCCGCTGCTGGAGTACCGGGCCCAGCAGCACGCGCTGCTGGGCGCACTGGCCGACGCCTTCGCGCTGACCTGCGCGGCGGAGCAGGCCCGCAGCCTGTGGGCCGAGGCGTCGGCGGCGGGCGCGGTTCCCGCACAACAGCAACAGCAACAGCAACAGCAACAGCAACAGCAGGGCGACGGTGCCATGACCTTCTCCCCGTGGGCCGCCGTCAGCAGCCCACTGGCCGCCTACAAGGCGCTGGCGGTCTCCGAGGCCGCGCGCATCACCGGCGAGTGCCGGCTCCGCTGCGGCTTCTCCGGGCACCTGGACATGAACCGGCTCACCGCCTACCACGGCTTCTTCCACGCCTTCAGCACGGCCGGCGGCGACAACCAGCTCATCCTGTACGACCTGGGCCGCACCCTGGCACTGGAGAGCGGCCCAGCCGCCGGGCTGCCGCCCTGGCCGGAGCAGACGGACCCGGCCTGGTGGCCGACCGTCATCCGCGCCCACGAGCAGTCCCTCGCCCGGCTGTTGCACCGCGAGCAGGCCGAGCGCACCCGCCCGGAGCGCTCGGACTTCGAGGTCTGGAACCCGCTGCTGGAACGCGCCGCCGAGCTGGGCCGGGCCCACGCCGAACGGCTCGTGGCCGACGACGTCACCCGCGCCCTGGCCCGGGTGCGGGACCCACGGCTGCGGGGCGTGCTCGCCCTGCTGGCCGCCCTCCACGGCACGGCGGCGGCCGACCGCTGGACCGGCTCGCTGCTCTCCGCCGGGACCCTGCAGCCCGCCGAGGTCCGTTGCCTGTCCCAGCGGACGGACCGGCTCTGCGACCGGCTGCTGCCCTGGCTGCCGCTGCTGGAGGACGCCTTCGGCTACCCCGCCGAGGTCTCCGGCGCCCCGCTCGCGGCCGCCGACTACAACCGGGCCTGGGCCTCCACCCTGACCTGGCAGCAGGGGGGCGCGGCATGA
- a CDS encoding 3-oxoacyl-ACP synthase III family protein, translated as MSALPPPQGGRPEPAARRIGVLGMGTHLPHRTRSNDEVARAVGVSAQWISERTGVRTRHLAAPEQAASDLAAGAVRAAASAAGIDCGSIDLLICATSTPDELGPATACRVQDLVGADRAVALDVSAACSGWLFATKVAHDWLRADGSARCAAVVGVEAYSKFVDPADRGTAVLFADGAAAAILGPVAAPHGFGDFALGSDGTLAGLVLIPAGGSRIPASADTLAGRGHRIHMDGRAVSHFITDVFPRLVHEALARNGLKVSDIDALIAHQPNPVLLRRLGRELGFSDDRVTVIGDAVGNIGAASAPFALATAAAERRLPTGGLALIVVFGAGMTWGTALLGWSGAPARLTVSAPAAAGPSPSSPDLLEGLPA; from the coding sequence ATGAGCGCGCTCCCTCCGCCGCAGGGCGGAAGGCCGGAGCCCGCAGCGCGGCGGATCGGGGTCCTGGGCATGGGAACCCACCTGCCGCACCGGACCCGTTCCAACGACGAGGTCGCCCGCGCCGTCGGCGTCAGCGCCCAGTGGATCAGCGAGCGGACCGGCGTCCGCACCCGCCACCTCGCCGCCCCCGAGCAGGCCGCCTCCGACCTGGCCGCCGGTGCGGTGCGCGCGGCGGCCTCGGCGGCGGGCATCGACTGCGGGTCGATCGACCTGCTGATCTGCGCCACCTCCACCCCCGACGAGTTGGGTCCCGCCACCGCCTGCCGGGTCCAGGACCTGGTCGGCGCCGACCGCGCGGTGGCCCTGGACGTGAGCGCGGCCTGCTCCGGCTGGCTGTTCGCGACCAAGGTCGCCCACGACTGGCTGCGGGCGGACGGCAGCGCCCGCTGTGCGGCCGTGGTCGGGGTGGAGGCCTACTCCAAGTTCGTGGACCCGGCCGACCGGGGCACCGCCGTCCTGTTCGCCGACGGCGCCGCCGCCGCCATCCTCGGGCCGGTGGCCGCACCGCACGGCTTCGGCGACTTCGCGCTCGGCTCGGACGGCACCCTGGCCGGCCTGGTCCTGATCCCGGCCGGCGGCAGCCGGATCCCGGCCAGCGCGGACACCCTGGCCGGCCGCGGCCATCGCATCCACATGGACGGACGGGCCGTCAGCCACTTCATCACCGACGTCTTCCCCCGGCTGGTCCACGAGGCGCTGGCCCGCAACGGGCTGAAGGTGAGCGACATCGACGCCCTGATCGCGCACCAGCCCAACCCGGTGCTGCTGCGCCGCCTGGGCCGCGAACTCGGCTTCAGCGACGACCGGGTGACCGTCATCGGCGACGCGGTGGGCAATATCGGGGCCGCGAGTGCGCCCTTCGCGCTGGCCACCGCCGCAGCCGAGCGGCGGCTGCCGACCGGCGGCCTCGCCCTGATCGTCGTCTTCGGCGCGGGCATGACCTGGGGCACCGCCCTCCTGGGGTGGAGCGGCGCCCCGGCCCGGCTCACCGTCTCCGCCCCGGCCGCAGCCGGTCCCTCCCCGTCCTCCCCCGACCTCCTCGAAGGGTTGCCCGCATGA
- a CDS encoding SDR family NAD(P)-dependent oxidoreductase, with product MNSLDSFRLDGARALVTGASRGIGKAVAQTLADAGADVAVAARTAPALADTVRALEDRGRKAVALTGDFAEAGAAAEVVEQAAAALGGLDIVVHNAGVIPQLQDGTPLLVPLQQLPQPDWDSVLAVNLNATAAVCRAAHPHLARSDRASLVLMSSVAGLIGTPLLEAYAASKAAQISLARSLGVGWARQGIRVNALCPGWTRTDMTSFATENEPLSDWLISHVPAGRWADARDVALAALFLASPASSYVTGQALAIDGGLSVADGGLAGIPKPPSPLAAG from the coding sequence ATGAACTCCCTGGACTCCTTCCGACTCGACGGTGCCCGCGCGCTGGTCACCGGTGCCTCACGGGGCATCGGCAAGGCGGTCGCCCAGACCCTGGCCGACGCCGGCGCGGACGTCGCGGTGGCGGCCCGCACCGCTCCCGCCCTCGCGGACACCGTCCGCGCGCTGGAGGACCGCGGCCGCAAGGCCGTCGCCCTCACCGGCGACTTCGCGGAGGCCGGGGCCGCCGCCGAGGTCGTCGAGCAGGCCGCGGCGGCCCTGGGCGGCCTGGACATCGTGGTCCACAACGCCGGCGTCATACCCCAACTCCAGGACGGCACCCCGCTGCTGGTCCCGCTGCAGCAGCTCCCCCAGCCCGACTGGGACAGCGTCCTGGCCGTCAACCTCAACGCCACCGCCGCCGTCTGCCGGGCCGCCCATCCGCACCTGGCCAGGTCCGACCGGGCCAGCCTGGTGCTGATGTCCTCGGTGGCCGGTCTGATCGGCACCCCGCTGCTGGAGGCCTACGCCGCCTCCAAGGCCGCCCAGATCTCGCTGGCCCGCAGCCTCGGCGTCGGCTGGGCCCGCCAGGGCATCCGCGTCAACGCCCTGTGCCCGGGCTGGACCCGGACCGACATGACCAGCTTCGCCACCGAGAACGAACCGCTGTCGGACTGGCTGATCAGCCATGTTCCGGCGGGCCGCTGGGCCGACGCCCGGGACGTGGCGCTGGCCGCGCTCTTCCTGGCCTCCCCCGCGTCGTCCTACGTCACCGGCCAGGCGCTGGCGATCGACGGCGGCCTGAGCGTGGCCGACGGCGGGCTGGCCGGCATCCCCAAGCCCCCCTCTCCCCTCGCCGCCGGCTGA
- a CDS encoding beta-ketoacyl-ACP synthase III gives MRFDQATAVVTGIGGCLPDRVLSNQDVIAAGALGTSDDWIRTRTGIARRRHVDPCTSTGDLAVAAGRAALESARASGDAAEYRDPDLLVLATSTPDHPCPATAPDVAHRMGLGTVPAFDLAAVCSGFLYALTTATALLRSGACRAPLVIAAETYSTILDPQDRETAPIFGDGAAAVLLRLGPPDHPGAVLAADLGADGSGHQLITIPAGGSRLPAHRPGADPTDTYFRMQGREVYAHAVRRMTQSARRALEQARWTPTAVDAFIGHQANQRILDSVAERLGLPATRCFGNIHELGNTAAASIPLVMADAAVQSALAPGARTLLTAFGGGLTWASVALTWPAAPVRWRPPQPPPPHQSATRPPGSPAWTRTPSSSSS, from the coding sequence ATGCGCTTCGACCAGGCCACCGCCGTCGTCACCGGCATCGGCGGCTGCCTTCCCGACCGTGTCCTCAGCAATCAGGACGTGATCGCCGCCGGGGCCCTGGGGACCAGCGACGACTGGATCCGCACCCGTACCGGCATCGCCCGCCGCCGCCATGTCGACCCGTGCACCAGCACCGGCGACCTGGCCGTGGCGGCCGGCCGGGCGGCGCTCGAATCCGCCCGCGCCTCCGGCGACGCCGCCGAGTACCGCGATCCCGACCTGCTGGTACTGGCCACCAGCACCCCCGACCACCCGTGTCCGGCCACCGCCCCCGACGTCGCCCACCGGATGGGCCTGGGAACCGTACCCGCCTTCGACCTCGCCGCCGTCTGCTCGGGCTTCCTCTACGCCCTCACCACCGCCACCGCCCTGCTCCGCAGCGGAGCCTGCCGCGCCCCGCTGGTCATCGCCGCCGAAACCTACTCCACCATCCTCGACCCGCAGGACCGGGAGACCGCGCCGATCTTCGGCGACGGCGCCGCCGCGGTCCTGCTCCGGCTCGGCCCGCCGGACCACCCGGGGGCGGTCCTGGCCGCCGACCTGGGCGCCGACGGCAGCGGCCACCAGCTGATCACCATCCCCGCCGGCGGATCCCGGCTCCCGGCCCACCGGCCGGGGGCCGACCCCACCGACACCTACTTCCGGATGCAGGGCCGCGAGGTCTACGCCCACGCGGTCCGCCGGATGACCCAGAGCGCCCGCCGAGCCCTGGAGCAGGCCCGGTGGACGCCCACCGCCGTGGACGCCTTCATCGGCCACCAGGCCAACCAGCGCATCCTCGACTCCGTCGCCGAGCGCCTCGGCCTTCCCGCCACCCGCTGCTTCGGCAACATCCACGAACTCGGCAACACCGCCGCCGCCTCGATCCCGCTGGTGATGGCCGACGCCGCCGTCCAGAGCGCGCTGGCCCCCGGCGCGCGCACCCTGCTCACCGCCTTCGGCGGCGGCCTCACCTGGGCCTCGGTCGCCCTGACCTGGCCGGCCGCACCCGTCCGGTGGCGACCGCCGCAACCCCCTCCGCCCCACCAGAGCGCAACCCGACCCCCAGGGAGCCCCGCATGGACCAGGACCCCGTCTTCCAGCAGCTCGTGA
- a CDS encoding acyl carrier protein encodes MDQDPVFQQLVTILTEKFEVPAERVRPRATLGELDLDSLAVVELYVTLQEHWDIPLDDSAATGELTLDQVTGAVSELLRSRDHGAA; translated from the coding sequence ATGGACCAGGACCCCGTCTTCCAGCAGCTCGTGACCATCCTCACCGAGAAGTTCGAGGTCCCCGCCGAACGGGTCAGGCCCCGGGCCACCCTGGGCGAACTGGACCTCGACTCGCTGGCGGTGGTCGAGTTGTACGTCACCCTCCAGGAGCACTGGGACATCCCGCTGGACGACAGCGCGGCCACCGGCGAGCTGACCCTCGACCAGGTCACCGGCGCGGTGTCCGAGCTGCTGCGCAGCCGCGACCACGGGGCGGCGTAG
- a CDS encoding beta-ketoacyl-[acyl-carrier-protein] synthase family protein, whose amino-acid sequence MAEPIAVTGLGLVTPAGIGAEATWQGVSAGRSPARNDPELDGLPVALACRVPDFDARTHTSVERPWRYDRATQFLLTAAHEAVRDARLDPADWDGPRVALVVGTAAGGIGVLEAQHRRLLANGAGALSPLTLTAFLPNMAAGHLAIDLGVRGPALQTSTACASGATAIGTAALLLDAGLCDLALAGGADAMATPLCAAAFAKMGALSRRSHDPGHASRPFDRDRDGFVLGEGAAVLVLERAAHARARGVRPLALLAGHAGSTDAHHATAPDPDGTALRRAVDAALAAAGASRADVDHVNAHGTGTPLNDRLEAGVIRSLFARNSPSVTSAKGVLGHTMGAAGAVEAALTVLTLVRQSAPPTANFQRYDEGTDGIDLVTGAPRSQRVRLALSLSLGFGGHNAVLALTRADGGA is encoded by the coding sequence GTGGCCGAGCCGATCGCGGTCACCGGCCTCGGGCTGGTGACCCCGGCCGGGATCGGCGCCGAGGCCACCTGGCAGGGCGTCAGCGCCGGCCGCTCCCCCGCCCGGAACGACCCCGAGCTCGACGGCCTGCCGGTCGCCCTCGCCTGCCGGGTGCCGGACTTCGACGCCCGTACCCACACCTCCGTGGAGCGGCCCTGGCGCTACGACCGCGCCACCCAGTTCCTGCTCACCGCCGCCCACGAGGCGGTCCGCGACGCCCGTCTCGACCCCGCCGACTGGGACGGCCCCCGGGTCGCGCTGGTCGTCGGCACCGCCGCCGGCGGCATCGGGGTGCTGGAGGCCCAGCACCGCCGGCTGCTGGCGAACGGAGCCGGTGCGCTCTCCCCGCTGACCCTGACCGCCTTCCTGCCGAACATGGCCGCCGGGCACCTGGCCATCGACCTCGGTGTGCGGGGCCCTGCCCTGCAGACCTCCACCGCCTGCGCGTCCGGGGCCACCGCCATCGGCACGGCCGCCCTGCTGCTGGACGCCGGACTGTGCGACCTCGCCCTGGCCGGTGGCGCCGACGCCATGGCCACCCCGCTCTGCGCCGCCGCCTTCGCCAAGATGGGCGCCCTCTCCCGGCGCAGCCACGACCCCGGGCACGCCTCGCGCCCCTTCGACCGGGACCGGGACGGGTTCGTGCTGGGCGAGGGCGCCGCGGTGCTGGTCCTCGAACGCGCCGCCCACGCCCGGGCGCGCGGCGTCCGGCCGCTGGCCCTCCTCGCGGGCCACGCCGGCAGCACCGACGCCCACCACGCCACCGCCCCCGACCCCGACGGCACGGCGCTGCGCCGGGCCGTCGACGCCGCGCTGGCCGCCGCCGGCGCGAGCCGGGCGGACGTCGACCACGTCAACGCCCACGGCACCGGCACCCCGCTCAACGACCGGCTCGAAGCCGGGGTGATCCGGAGCCTGTTCGCCCGGAACTCCCCCTCGGTCACCTCGGCCAAGGGGGTCCTGGGCCACACCATGGGCGCCGCCGGGGCCGTCGAGGCCGCCCTGACCGTGCTCACCCTCGTCCGGCAGAGCGCGCCGCCCACCGCCAACTTCCAGCGGTACGACGAGGGCACCGACGGCATCGACCTGGTCACCGGAGCCCCGCGCAGCCAGCGGGTCCGGCTGGCGCTGAGCCTCTCGCTCGGCTTCGGCGGACACAACGCCGTCCTGGCCCTGACCCGGGCGGACGGCGGGGCCTGA
- a CDS encoding RidA family protein — protein sequence MATDLTPTPINPGSLPEPRGYSHGTLSGNTLHLGGQTALDREMRIVPGGIVEQFRQAFGNVLATLAEAGGIPQDLVSITIHLTDIPGYQAHGKEIGEVWRELAGPVYPAMAGIGTTALWQPEALIEILGVAVIPDERLVRPARG from the coding sequence ATGGCGACCGACCTGACCCCGACCCCGATCAACCCCGGATCCCTGCCCGAACCCCGGGGCTACTCCCACGGCACGCTGAGCGGCAACACCCTCCACCTGGGCGGCCAGACGGCCCTCGACCGGGAGATGAGGATCGTCCCGGGCGGCATCGTCGAGCAGTTCCGGCAGGCGTTCGGCAATGTCCTGGCCACCCTCGCGGAGGCCGGCGGGATCCCGCAGGACCTGGTGAGCATCACCATCCACCTGACCGACATCCCCGGCTACCAGGCGCACGGCAAGGAGATCGGCGAGGTCTGGCGCGAGCTGGCCGGGCCGGTCTACCCCGCGATGGCCGGGATCGGCACCACGGCCCTGTGGCAGCCCGAGGCCCTGATCGAGATCCTCGGCGTGGCCGTCATCCCCGACGAGCGCCTGGTCCGCCCGGCGCGGGGCTGA
- a CDS encoding cupin domain-containing protein codes for MEPDFSRYVLEGDNSMYAGPSGLVVPVVTRAGDEPGNTGQSDGAVRISGVGPQHTPARRIWFGKVSNDAGYRSVPHHHGEAETGGYVLSGRARIYFGERFADYLDLREGDWVFVPPFMPHVECNLDRNHPLTWMTTRTPENIVVNLPQVADADLRDWTERI; via the coding sequence ATGGAGCCCGACTTCAGCAGGTACGTCCTGGAGGGCGACAACTCGATGTACGCCGGGCCGAGCGGCCTGGTGGTGCCGGTGGTCACCCGCGCCGGTGACGAGCCCGGCAACACCGGCCAGTCCGACGGCGCGGTCCGGATCTCCGGGGTGGGTCCGCAGCACACCCCGGCCCGGCGGATCTGGTTCGGCAAGGTCAGCAACGACGCGGGCTACCGCTCGGTGCCGCACCACCACGGCGAGGCCGAGACCGGCGGCTACGTGCTCTCCGGCCGGGCCCGGATCTACTTCGGCGAGCGGTTCGCCGACTACCTCGACCTGCGCGAGGGCGACTGGGTCTTCGTCCCGCCGTTCATGCCCCACGTCGAGTGCAACCTCGACCGCAACCACCCGTTGACCTGGATGACCACGCGAACCCCGGAGAACATCGTGGTCAACCTCCCCCAGGTCGCCGACGCCGACCTCCGGGACTGGACGGAGCGGATCTGA